One genomic segment of Hordeum vulgare subsp. vulgare chromosome 2H, MorexV3_pseudomolecules_assembly, whole genome shotgun sequence includes these proteins:
- the LOC123425698 gene encoding uncharacterized protein LOC123425698, translating into MAKGRNKNKAKNGAGGAAMDTSEAAPAASTAAEAPQPMDTSEGKQPSSSSAALSSINRKIKKGVQTKRTKNMRKMKAVARAISKTEKSEEKVLKAKSKKSRIQSAKSLYD; encoded by the exons ATGGCCAAGGGCCGCAACAAGAACAAGGCCAAGAATGGCGCCGGCGGCGCCGCGATGGACACCTCCGAGGCCGCGCCCGCTGCATCCACCGCGGCAGAAGCCCCACAAC CGATGGATACGTCCGAGGGGAAGCAGCCGTCCTCGTCGTCAGCTGCTCTGAGTTCGATCAACAG GAAAATAAAAAAGGGCGTGCAAACTAAAAGGACAAAAAAtatgaggaaaatgaaagcagttGCCAGGGCCATCTCAAAAACTGAGAAGTCCGAGGAGAAGGTCCTGAAAGCAAAAAGCAAGAAGTCAAGGATTCAGTCTGCCAAGTCCTTGTATGATTAA